The DNA sequence CCAACCCTCCTAGTATCTACTTGAAATAACATAGAATCTCGGTCAAATACCGTGACATTATGTCCTGTAGCACGTTTGTTCGATCGGCTCAACATTTTGTGTGCATGTTTTGTGAACACTTGACCTTTAGATGATTGGGTTGCAATCTCAACCCGCCTTTCATCAAATACTCCACGGTCTTTGAAAACACAAACCTAACTAATGAACTAATCGGAAGGCTTCTAGCTTCAAGAATCGCATTGTTCCAACTTTCGGCATGGTTGGTGGTCATAATGCCAAAACGTTCCCCCCTCCATAATGTGCCAAAGTCCATTTCATCAATGGTTTATCAGTAAACCATTCTTCCGCCCGAGGCTCCACAATTAGCATTTGATCCCATAGATATTTAAACTTCTTCTCTTGCACCTGAGAAGCCAAATCAACTAATCTATCCTTCAATCCCAGTCTTCTATGTGCATTAACAAAATTTGTAGACAAATGTCTAATGCAAAACCTATGATGGTTATACGGCTCACACCATTCCGTCTGCCGCATGGCTTCCATAATCCCAGCATGTCTGTTATAGATGATACAAATGTCATGTCTCCTACCTGCCACGAATCTCCTCAACCGATCCATAAACCACCCCCAACTAGAAACATTCTCAGATTCAATAATTGCAAACGCCAATGGAAGAATGTGACTGAAACCATCTACTGCTACAACACTCAATAGTACACCGGGATAAGGACCATAAAAGTGGGTGACATCTAAGTGAATGACCGGGATGCAATGCTCAAATCCATCAATACAGGGCTTAAAAGcccaaaataatattttgaaCGTCACTTTCTGTTACAAACATATATTATAACATTAATTAGTGCAAACCCTAACTTGATTGTACCTAAAAGAATAAGaattaaatttattcaaaaaagaaTGAAATACTAATATTGTAAAAAATTATACCTCTAAATTCTCATGTACTCCTGACTCACTTTCTTTAAAAAGCCAATCAACTTTTGTACCAACATTAAAGGATTGCAATGCTTCCATCAAATACGGAAGATCTTCATATGATCCTTCCCAAGACCCATGCACTTCATCTATCACAAATTTCTTTGTATTTCTAATTTTCTTTCTACCTGGAAGATAACCAAACATACTTTTCTCCGTAGCCATTAACACTTTTTCTTTAATTCTAGGATCGACTACAATTTGTTCCTTAATTATTTCCACAATATCATAAGAGGACAAGTTATGGTGGTCTTGAGTAATTGTGGTGCTCATACATGTGTGTGGCCCGAAAGTTTTCATTATTTGAAATTTACCAAGTGCCTTTCTCAACCTAGCCTTTAAACTCCACTCACAACCATCTTCCCTCAACTTACATGCAACATGCCAATTTAAATCACTTGATCTAGTAACGGTAAACTCTTGATGACTAGCAATATGAAATTGATTCACAACATGAATCAAATACTCTTTTAAATTAAATGTCATACCCTCCCTCAAATCCATGGGGGTTGACACATCATCTCTCATCTCCATAATTGACTCATCAAAAGAAACAATATTAAGTGTGGATTTACTGATCATTATTCCACTATCAACAACATCATTAATA is a window from the Apium graveolens cultivar Ventura chromosome 1, ASM990537v1, whole genome shotgun sequence genome containing:
- the LOC141696334 gene encoding uncharacterized protein LOC141696334, with amino-acid sequence MEMRDDVSTPMDLREGMTFNLKEYLIHVVNQFHIASHQEFTVTRSSDLNWHVACKLREDGCEWSLKARLRKALGKFQIMKTFGPHTCMSTTITQDHHNLSSYDIVEIIKEQIVVDPRIKEKVLMATEKSMFGYLPGRKKIRNTKKFVIDEVHGSWEGSYEDLPYLMEALQSFNVGTKVDWLFKESESGVHENLEKVTFKILFWAFKPCIDGFEHCIPVIHLDVTHFYGPYPGVLLSVVAVDGFSHILPLAFAIIESENVSSWGWFMDRLRRFVAGRRHDICIIYNRHAGIMEAMRQTEWCEPYNHHRFCIRHLSTNFVNAHRRLGLKDRLVDLASQVQEKKFKYLWDQMLIVEPRAEEWFTDKPLMKWTLAHYGGGNVLAL